Proteins encoded together in one Pseudoroseomonas cervicalis window:
- the recG gene encoding ATP-dependent DNA helicase RecG — MGIVSARETDLDRAAPLFAPLDSLPVPEEKRKRLAALVEGGRVMDLLFHLPERYQDRRNTQPREGEIATLPVRVLGVTPPGSPVQPWAVRCDSEDGPIDLIYFGRRSWLGAWLGRTYPEGAPRRVSGRVKRYRDRWQMDAPDFVEPPDVIPALQPIWPLAKGLGQRDLGRAMADALALLPALPEWQDATLLARRRWPGFGAALHAIQAPEAVPDDTPRDRLAYDELLAGQLAVGLVRRTVLQRPGRALTGDSRLRAAALHAFGHQPTAGQAKAIAEIDADLAAPRRMLRLLQGDVGAGKTLVAVMAMLRAVEGGAQAALMAPTELLARQHLRTLEKLAGAAGVPCALLAGSVKGKERKRVLAGLADGSIPLVVGTHALIEEGVAFRDLGLAVVDEQHRFGVAQRLALTEKGTTDVLVMTATPIPRTLLLTQWGEMAVSRLEGLPAGRQPIVTRIVSRERREELVARLRAAFAEGHRAYWVVRAVEEGEKHDNAAAETTFADLSALFGDKVRLAHGAQKLEVREAALQDFAAGRAQLLVATTVVEVGVDVPEATIMIIEQAERFGLAALHQLRGRVGRGKAQSFCLLLPSAELNESEQRRLAVLRETQDGFVIADADLEYRGGGDALGVRQAGRIGRRLADPQRHGGLIRMAHQDAALLLEKDPELAATPRGRAARLLLALFGHDLSLAPLAAG, encoded by the coding sequence ATGGGAATTGTGTCAGCCCGAGAGACGGATCTGGACCGCGCCGCGCCGCTTTTCGCGCCGCTCGACAGCCTGCCCGTGCCCGAGGAGAAGCGGAAGCGCCTGGCCGCGCTGGTCGAGGGCGGGCGGGTCATGGACCTGCTCTTCCATCTGCCGGAGCGCTACCAGGACCGCCGCAACACCCAGCCCCGGGAAGGCGAGATCGCCACCCTGCCGGTGCGGGTGCTGGGCGTCACCCCGCCCGGCAGCCCGGTGCAGCCCTGGGCGGTGCGCTGCGACTCCGAGGACGGGCCGATCGACCTGATCTATTTCGGCCGCCGCTCCTGGCTCGGCGCCTGGCTGGGCCGCACCTATCCGGAGGGCGCGCCGCGCCGCGTCTCCGGCCGGGTGAAGCGCTACCGCGACCGCTGGCAGATGGACGCGCCGGATTTCGTCGAGCCGCCGGACGTCATCCCGGCGCTGCAGCCGATCTGGCCGCTGGCCAAGGGGCTGGGCCAGCGCGACCTTGGCCGCGCCATGGCCGATGCCCTGGCGCTGCTGCCGGCACTGCCGGAATGGCAGGATGCGACGCTGCTGGCGCGCCGCCGCTGGCCCGGCTTCGGCGCCGCGCTGCACGCCATCCAGGCGCCGGAGGCGGTGCCGGACGACACGCCGCGCGACCGCCTGGCCTATGACGAGCTGCTGGCCGGCCAGCTGGCGGTCGGGCTGGTGCGCCGCACCGTGCTGCAACGGCCGGGGCGCGCCCTGACGGGCGACAGCCGGCTGCGCGCCGCCGCGCTGCATGCCTTCGGCCATCAGCCGACCGCCGGCCAGGCGAAGGCCATCGCCGAGATCGATGCCGATCTGGCGGCACCGCGCCGCATGCTGCGGCTGCTGCAGGGGGATGTGGGGGCGGGCAAGACGCTGGTCGCGGTGATGGCCATGCTCCGCGCGGTCGAGGGGGGCGCCCAGGCCGCCCTCATGGCGCCCACCGAATTGCTCGCCCGCCAGCATCTGCGCACGCTGGAGAAACTCGCCGGCGCCGCCGGGGTTCCCTGCGCCCTGCTGGCCGGCTCGGTGAAGGGCAAGGAGCGCAAGCGCGTGCTGGCCGGCCTCGCCGATGGCTCGATCCCCCTGGTGGTGGGCACCCATGCGCTGATCGAGGAGGGTGTGGCCTTCCGCGACCTCGGCCTCGCGGTGGTGGATGAGCAGCACCGCTTCGGCGTCGCCCAGCGCCTGGCGCTGACCGAGAAGGGCACCACCGACGTGCTGGTGATGACCGCCACCCCCATCCCCCGCACCCTGCTGCTGACCCAGTGGGGCGAGATGGCGGTGAGCCGGCTGGAAGGCCTGCCCGCCGGCCGCCAGCCCATCGTCACCCGCATCGTCAGCCGCGAGCGGCGGGAGGAGCTGGTGGCGCGGCTGCGCGCCGCCTTCGCCGAGGGCCATCGCGCCTATTGGGTGGTGCGCGCCGTCGAGGAGGGCGAGAAGCACGACAATGCCGCGGCCGAGACCACCTTCGCCGATCTCTCCGCCCTCTTCGGAGACAAGGTGCGCCTGGCCCATGGCGCGCAGAAGCTGGAGGTGCGCGAGGCCGCGCTGCAGGATTTCGCCGCCGGCCGCGCCCAGCTGCTGGTCGCCACCACCGTGGTCGAGGTCGGCGTCGACGTGCCCGAGGCCACCATCATGATCATCGAGCAGGCGGAGCGCTTCGGCCTGGCGGCGCTGCACCAGCTGCGCGGCCGGGTCGGGCGCGGCAAGGCACAGAGCTTCTGCCTGCTGCTGCCCTCGGCCGAGCTGAACGAATCGGAGCAGCGGCGGCTGGCCGTGCTGCGCGAGACGCAGGACGGCTTCGTCATCGCGGATGCCGATCTGGAGTATCGCGGCGGCGGCGATGCGCTGGGGGTGCGGCAGGCCGGGCGGATCGGCCGGCGGCTGGCCGACCCGCAGCGCCATGGCGGGCTGATCCGCATGGCACACCAGGATGCCGCCCTGCTGCTGGAGAAGGACCCGGAGCTGGCCGCCACGCCGCGTGGGCGCGCCGCGCGGCTGCTGCTGGCGCTGTTCGGCCACGATCTCTCCCTGGCGCCGCTGGCGGCCGGCTGA